Genomic DNA from Parambassis ranga chromosome 5, fParRan2.1, whole genome shotgun sequence:
ctctctttttgttttagaTGTTTTGGTGTGGACCAATGAACAAGTGATCCACTGGGTTCATTCCATTGGTCTGAGGGAGTATAGCGGCAACATGTTAGAGAGTGGCGTTCACGGTGCGCTCATCGCTCTGGATGAGACTTTTGACTACAGCAGCCTAGCGCTCATCCTGCAGATCCCTATGCAGAACACACAGGTAGATACAAGGCTCCAAGTGGTTTACACTCAAAATGCAACAAGTGAACTAATGTCCAGGGCTGAACgttacatttatattttcatgttaatgaatatcctgcactgcaggacaaagcgggtttgaacgatggatgaatggatgttaATGAATATCTAAATATAAAATCAATCTCAAATAATAAACTCTGTGTTCTTGTTctgtgagctcacagcagacaacagtcagttgtttttaaaaggtTGGATGATTGTTGTGGTGATAGTGGTTTGTGTGCAGCCAAACATTTCTTCTCACTGGCTGCCAGCATTTACTGAGCTTTTGTATCAGTTGTGCTCAGATCAAATACCCTGTTGTTCTAACTCTTAATACATTTAAGAGTACTTAAAGTGCAGATTATTTGCCCAGAACTGTTTTTACAAGTGATTGTTTTTGGAGGTTCAACATAAAGCATGAAGATGTCTGTTTATTAGTGTTATGGTTAGAGTCCAAGGAGgactcaaacacagagacaagacaaATGTATCAAACAAAAAGAGAGCTTCATTGAACATaaagctgtttttaatttaaaaagctGACACTGCAATGATCTTAAACCAAAGATTCAAACTGCAACAGAGATACGGCAGGAAACACAAGGAACAAACGCCAAAAtcaacaagcacagagcagcaataAAGACTAACCTAGGAGCACAGGACTTTAAAACacaaggtaacaagacacaggtgagaaacattAGGACAGGAGagcaatcacaaaggagggaaaacactggGAAGTGAAACAAACGTGGGTACAGAGGGAAGACAagactttcagaataaaacaggaaatagaaaaaaaacacaactcaaAGAGTGAGAAGCTAAATAAACCAGAAAAACAGCTGAGACAGGACCCTACATTACAGAAAACCAAGAATACGACAAAAGGTCAGAGGTAATGACAATCAGAGGTGTTTGCTTACAGAGGCTGTTTATGTTTCAGGCACGGCAGGTTCTGGAGAGGGAGTTCAACAACCTGTTAGCTTTGGGGACAGACCGCCGACTAGAAGAGGTGACCTCTTCATGAATGAATGATAATTATGTTGAAAAAGGTCAATTGTGTGACCTTGCCATTCTCACGGTCTCTGTAGAGTGGAGATGACAAGTCTTTTCGACGCTCTCCATCATGGCGTAAGAGGTTTCGAGCACGTGAGGGAGGGGCGGGGCTGGGGATGATGGCGGGCTCCATGGAAACACTGCCTGCTGGCTTCCGCATGCCCTCCATGTCCATGCCACCTTCTATGAATCTGGCACCCAAAAAACAGCTCCAGCCTGAAGGTGTGTTACAATTCTAACCAAGCCACTCAGCCTGTGTATTTCTGTTTATGGACCTGTGTGCTTCTTGCTGGCTGccctgactgactgactaaCTGCACgctgtgtcctctctgtgctgcatCCGCTGTGCCACGCCCTCTCAAGCTCCTCCCCCGGCGCCCCCACGACTCGACCCCTCGGCTGTGCGGACCTATTCTTGCTAACTACACTCTACTTACTAACAGGAGCGCTAATGCTAACGGGTAAGCTAACAAAACGCTACCTGACGCTGCTGACACTGTGCCAGACTTAGTCCTGACTTCTTACTGACCTGAGCCTTTTAGCTAGTAAGTAGCTCAGAGATGAGGGGACACCAgaataaagacaaaaagagacatCACTAGACATCACAAAAGTTATTGAGGTTTTGAGCTTGCAGGTACTAATTGAAAAACCATTAATGTTAGGATTTTAGTCTCTGTCACTGGATTTGTGCCGAAAATATAGATTAATGCTACTAGGCATAATTATGGGTCAAAATTCAGGCTTGATGTTAGTCTCTGCctcattttcctcctctgtcttcctcctctctttcagtGCATTCTCATTACCTATACGGACATATGCTTGCGGCCTTTTGAGAGTGATATGCCAAATCTGGAGAGGGAGACCTGGGTGCCTCAGGGGGAGCCTTCTTCCCTTTGTCGCCCAGCCTCGCCTCCCACCTTTCACCTCTCACCTCTCCTTCGGACACGTGCAATACAGAGGCcaactctgacctttgaactCTTGAGAGTGCTCATTGGCTGTGCTCGCTGCTGTAAAGGAGGCTCCTCCCGGTCTCTCCCAGTTTACCCCAGTGCTCCCAGTAGCCttgttgttgtggtgttgtGATCCTGCTCCCCTGGTCTCAGCTGTGGGTTCTTGTCCTGGTTCTAATAGTCTCAACATGGCCAAGTCCAAAACAATCTTCCAGTGTCTTCATGTACTTCACAATAGTTGAATAGTGTAAAAAAAGTTTCAGGTGCTGGTGACCTGGTGTTGGTCTGGACTTGGGAATGATGAATACTTGTATAAATGGCAGATCCCACTGCACATTACCCCTCTACCGGTTATGCAAGGTATTACTCATTTATCTGTACATAAAAATGGATGACTTATGTTTTTTATagaaatattatataaatatatatatatatatatatatattggaaatatatatgaaaaaaacaatataatattGCTGTATGAAACCCAATGCCCTGTATTCAATAGTgactgttctctctctctctctctctctctctctctttctttctctttctctctgtgtcggACCTTTGTGTGACTTTTGCTGTATGCCGTAAGTATGTGAATTGTTGGTAGGAGAGACTCACTAAGGGAAGGACTCTACAAGGACTCTTCACCGGTTCATGGGTCCAATTTCAGACTTCTGTCTTTGCCTCTTCTGCcattcttttccttttctccttcttcttctcctttgaCACGATGTAGCTGTCGCCTCctatctctctcactctctttctctctgcctctctcgcCTTCTGTAGAACACTATGTAGCCTAGAATAGAGAGAATCCTTTAATATgaattgtgtgagtgtgtgtgtaagtgagcgAGAGAATGAATCTCTCTACTGGAGACTTGTAGagaggtagtgtgtgtgtgtgtgtgtgtgtgtgtgtgtgtgtgtcaggccgACCCCAGCCATGTGACCATGATTCCTCTGTGGATGGTAGTGTGAACACTGTAGCTCCTCTCTCTTGATTCCTTACTTTCTCTCAAATCAAACTGTAAACTGCTGCTCAACATCAGCCAGTGATATCCACATCAAACTGCTCTAAGTGACAGACTTGTCTTAATCTTGTTGTCACCTCCAGTTTAGTTGCCATGGAGACTTGCCAGTGAGCAGTCAGTACTCTTGGCTGACCAGCTCCTCATCCAATGAGAACACAGCATATGAACCAGTGAAGTGCTGGATGGGTGtacaatctttttttatttgatttgtggTTTTTTCAAGGTGTCTAAAAGGTGTAATGTGCTATGTGGCAGCTATGAGTACTGTGTCTTTATTCCAGGTGTGAAACAATGCTGACAAATCaagattttattattatttggctatttaaaaaaagtgtacTGTATTTATGACACTATATAGACATAAGtaaagctgttttttaaagattttggatgttgtgttcattgtgatgTCATTGGTTCAAGATGAGATTAGACATTCTATTGAAAATGGTCTTTATTGCAAGAATTAAAGAGAAAATATCACTTTTCAGAACATCTACAAATACACAACAATCTTAGTTATAAAAGTCCAAAAATAAGTtagcacaaaataaaaaataaaatggcaaaACCACTCTGTAGAAAAAGGGAACGTATTTACATCACTAGCATTCATAACCAGTTTATATTAAGCAGATCTTGGTCAAAACTGCCATGGTACATATTGGCCCCACAAATAaactcatgttttgtttttaagcatTAAAACTCAcacaaaaaagaataaaaaatcaGGGAAAGGTTTTGAAAATTTAAATTAAGTAAGGAGAAAAAACAGGCTTTGTTATTGTCTGTAGTTCTATGCGTCTGTAAGAGATCCACTTTACTGGCTAGGTGTCAGGTTCATGCAGCAATATCCTCAAATCTCTGGCTCTGACAGACAGATCTGGACCCCGGGACAAGGCAGGTAATAAAGGGAATAAGGCCTCTTTGTGAACAGGAGGAATTCAGCAGACCCTAAGATCAGCAGAGTTGCAATACTGATCAATGACAGATCTTAAAATTTAGCATAAGACAGAATAGATCAGTAGatacacagaaaacatcagTTGGATTGGCTGTCCGAATACAATGCCAGTTATTACTTTGCTTTTTGTCAGTGCATCTACGGGTCTGCTGGGTGGAGGGTCTATTTGGGAATGTCCACAGGAAAGGCCACAGGTCCATCGGCTGCAGTGATGCTGTCCACAATGGAGGTCAAGGCATGCATGTTCCCCTGCTCCGGGGAGTCAGCAGCACTCAGGAGATCTGTGGAGAGaaggacacacactcagtcagtcAATCTGACTTCACTGATCTGTTTCATCTAACGCCGAGCGCTGAAACTTGTGCTTACCCTCGCTGCTGTAGCTCTGTGTGCACTGCTCTGGAGTGCTGCTCCACTCTGGGCtactgcagcaggtgctgcctGAACTGGGCTCGCTTGACGAGGACACCTGTTACCAggagatgcacacacagaagTTGCTGTCAGTCACTCTGTTATGATACAGCACACACCCCCTACCCCATGCAGAAAAACAGTACACAGTACAGTGCAATGtaatactacacacacacacacacacacacacacacacacacacacacacacacacacacgccaccaGTGTCTCTTGGGACAAATGTGAATGATGAGTACACATTTCTCCAAAATAcacaatacatttttatgtacatcatgtttttttatatttttttacatatattggcACCGATTACattagtgtttgtttacaaaacacaaactatATTCCTGAAAATGACTAAAGAGAAAATGGATGATCATTTTGTGGGTACACACAATCCCCACCTAAAGCCACAAAAAAGGTCCTGACGATCATTTCCAAAGCTTTAAAAGGTTTTAAAGTGAATCAGTTCATCCAGCTCACACATTATGaacttttcatttttaaccatggggtttatttttctcttctctgaTTTTTCATCAACATCTTGTGCCAATTTCCATTTGATGCCCTGaatattttctctttctgtttgtgaCCTTGCCTGTCTTACTTACTCTGGGCTGAGGTGGGCTGGGTCGGTAGTGCAATCCCTGCTGTCCTGTCTCAGAGTCTTGCTGGTTGAGGGACGACACCAGGGCCTGCAGTCTTTCAATATACTGGATGGCGCTCCGCAAGATCTCCACCTTGGGCAGTCTCTGGTTGGGGTTCATCAGGGTGCTCCTCTTCAGAGCATCAAAGGCCTCATTCACCTTCTTCAGTCGTCTCTTCTCCCTCATTGTGGCTGCTCTCCGTCGGTCCATGGTCACTGTCTTCCTTTTACAGAGCTTGCAGGCCCAGGGCAGGCACTGACCTGGACAATGAGGCTCAGAGTGAGGTGACAAGCTGGATGGAGAGGGTTTGTCCTCAGTGCCTGTCACCCCGACTCCAACGCCCCCAGAGAGACTCCCACACAAGCCCATCATGGAGTTTCTGTCCTGGTAGCCAGTTTGGTCATATGCCCCAGGCAGGCGAGAAGGAAAGTAGCTGTCTCCTCCTTCATAGAAGCGCTGGTCAGGGAAGAAGTAAGGATTGGTCTCGAAAAGCTCCATACTGGACAACGCTGTGGTCTGGATGTAAGGGGGCAAAGATTCCTGTGTCCCCTGGAACTGCTCTTCAGTATGTGGTCTTCGGTCCAGTGTGTTGGGGAGTGTGTGCCTGTCTTCTGCCCTGGCCTGAGTTTGTGATGAGTGGAAGACGTGTGGAGAACAACTGGTGTGGAGCAACTGTAGGCTGGCATTTAAACCCCTCTGCCTGCTGCAGGATCACAGGTTTAAATTTAGCACGAGCCCCCAGAAACCTGACACGACGTttagctgttgctgcacatctaCACTCCACATCTCTGTTGGGCCCTGCTCTCTAGGGCTTTATGGcccgtttgtgtgtgcgtgcgtgtgtccTTCTCTGGgcttgtgtgcacatgtgtcttAAGAGTCCAGGATATGATCAGGTTGCCGTGGAAATGGGAGCGAT
This window encodes:
- the myog gene encoding myogenin; translation: MELFETNPYFFPDQRFYEGGDSYFPSRLPGAYDQTGYQDRNSMMGLCGSLSGGVGVGVTGTEDKPSPSSLSPHSEPHCPGQCLPWACKLCKRKTVTMDRRRAATMREKRRLKKVNEAFDALKRSTLMNPNQRLPKVEILRSAIQYIERLQALVSSLNQQDSETGQQGLHYRPSPPQPRVSSSSEPSSGSTCCSSPEWSSTPEQCTQSYSSEDLLSAADSPEQGNMHALTSIVDSITAADGPVAFPVDIPK